caaatgaaaagaagaaaaaaaagaggagtGCTTATATATCAATTGAAGTTTGGGATAAATGGAATTTAGATTGGAGTACTCCAGAGTATGTAGCAAAGTCAATGAAGTACTCAAAGAACCGCCTAACAGAGATGGGAGGTGAAGGAGCTGGTCCTTCTACACATATAGGTGGGTCCATAACACATGAGGAGCATGCTAGACGCATACAAAATGCTAACACAGACAAAGTTCCTCCAACAACAGCTGAGTTGTTTCTCCACACCCATACAAAGAAGAGTGATCGCAATAAATTTGTTGATAAACGAGCTGAAATTGTTTATGTAAGTTTCTATATAAACAAGTTGACTTTCTAAGTAATATCTTGCAAGTATGATTTTGATGTCTATGTGATTTATTTttagttgtgtgattgattttgagttgttgatTGATATTGAATTGTGTTATTGATTTTCAATTGCAAGTATGATTATGATATGTAGGTGATTCTCACAAGGAAATTGTATATGATTCTCAGTTGttgattgattttcagttgTGTGATTTGATTTTCAATTGCAAGTATGATTATGATATGTAGGTGATTCTCACAAGGAAATTGTATATGATTCTCAGTTGttgattgattttcagttgtgtgattgattttcaaTTGCAATTATGATTCTGATATGTAGGTGATTCTCACAAAGAAATTATTTATGATtctcagttgtgtgattgattttgagttgtgtgattgattttcagttgcaagtatgattCTGAAATCTAGGTGATTATCACTTGgaaattgtttatgattctcagttgtgtgattgattttgagttgtctgattgattttcagttgttgattgattttgagttgtgtgattgattttcagttgcaagtatgattCTGATATTTAGGTGATTATCCCAAGAaaattgtttatgattctcagttgtgtgattgtttttgagttgttgattgattttgagttgtgtgattgattttcagttgcaagtatgattctgatatctaggtgattctcacaaggaaattgtttatgattctcagttgtgtgattgattttgagttgttttattgatttttagtTGCAAGTATGATTTTGATATCTAGGTGATTCTAAGTTGTGTGATTCATTTTTCTATTATCATATCTTGCAAGTATTGTAAATGTGATATCTTGCAGGTATTATAATTGTCATATCTTGTAGGTATTAGCATTTTTCCTTACTTTAGTATTCAAATTGAACTGTTATTCTGTGATTTTCTAGGAAAATTATTTAAAGCTAAAAGAACAACATTCAAGCCAGAATGTGGGATCAGATCATGTGGAAGGAGATGGAGGAACTATTAATGAGGATCAATTGTTCATTACTGCAGCAGGAGGATGGCAAGGAAGTCGAGTGTATGGTTTAGGTAGTGCTGCCTCTTCTGCCTTCTCTCAAACATGAACTGTGGGAAAAACAACAAATGTTCCATCATCCCAATCACCAGAATGGAAGAAGGAAATTGAAGCAAAGTTTGAAGAGAAGTATAATAGTTTGCAGAAACTTGTAGAAGACCAAAATCAGATAATAGCTCAAATGCGTGATGAACTACAGGCAACGAGGATGGGACAGCAGTCTTCCTTATTGATGCCATCAACATCTTATATGCCTCCAGCTCAAAGATCCCCTGGTGATTCACATATAGATTAGCATGATATCATTTCTCACTgactttaataatatattttatgatatgaatttgatactatttggattaattatgtattttgagatattttaagtTTCATAGTCTTGAACTATAGTAATGTTTTGGATTTTTAGATCGCAGAATTATGAAATGGAGTTGatgtttatatattatctttgatgttttatgtattggaatgtgtgtacatattgatattttagcaggtttatgaatttattggaaaaatgatatgaatcagatttaaaagcatttattagtgactaatcagccacaaaagcaaattaaataataaatatatatttgattttactattaatttgtgaccaaattagcgaccaaaacagCGACCATTTTGCGACTAAAAattaacgaccaatttacttccaTACAGCGACTAAATTCTCaagaaatagcgaccaaattagcgaccaaaacagCGACCATTTCGCGACAAAAAattaacgaccaatttacttccacACAGCGACTAAATGTTCTTCCTTGAGGCGATCAAATAACAACggaatagcgaccaaattagcgaccaaaatagcGACCATTTCGCGATAAAAAattaacgaccaatttacttACATACAGCGACTAAATACTCTTCCTTGAGGCGATCAAATAACaacgaaatagcgaccaaattagcgaccgaaacagcgaccatttagcgaccacaTTATAGCGACCAcatcagcgaccatttagcgaccaactTATAGCGACCCAATCAgtgaccatttagcgaccaaattatAGCGACCAAATCAGCGACCATGTAGCGACCAAATTTTAACGACTAATTTTCAaccatgacaccaaattagcgaccaaaaaaggTCGTTGAATGGTCGCTATTTTAGCGACCAATTTTCAGATTATCGCAAAATAATTAGCGACTGGCCAAACACTGACCAatttttttggtcgctaaatggtcgctatttcgtaatagcgaccaaatctgtctttttagcgaccaaaattttggtcgctaaatcactgtttttttgtagtgtcacatgagctagaaaaccctgacaacccctcctgagtagcctacgagcctgtagggctgatatcaaacctctaggtgtacccctcctgtatcctttgaagacaacctctgacccatcctgacatctgaacctaactaccttgtctctgcagtctaaggtagcaccatgggtagatagccaatccatccctagaatgacgtcaaaatctgtcaaatctagaaccacaaggtcggcggaaaggcaccttccctcaacaaaaactggactacactggcagactgactctgccactgacgggtcacacttgggtccactgacccataggggacactctaacccagagaccatcaactccaacctctcgacggctctcggagcaatgaaagaatgcgatgcatccatcaaggcataaacatcagaacaaccaatgatgagattacttgacaccactgtgtttgatgcatttgcctcctgctgtgtcatggtgaagatccgtgctggagctgatggaccttcacccctgaaacccgctgaagaagaggctgcccttctccctcggcctctgccactagcctgagtcgcggctggagctgctggctgagccacactacccgaagctgtctgctgggactgtgccacaaaagctgctctaggacactcccgtgacatgtgcccctcctgcccacatctgtagcaggctgtcgtcccaaaccgacatactcttttgtgcggcttcccacacttcatacatactgcattgtctgcacctgagctcgagccacttcccaatcccagacctgacttgatcttgttccagaacttgttcttctttgactttttggtggtattactccacctcttgctgcctgaactcagagaagaagggtctaatcttcccccacctggggtcttggaaccagaaggttgtgctactgactgtttaacttttccctaaattattgcactagcctctatcctccgagccatatccactatggcatagaaactctccctctctgttgactgttccccttactgatctgcttctgttcatatccaaagaccttctagggtctctcactgctctttccctgctagacctgctagacattgcccttggcaatgcaggaggacgggcactcatgccctcatcctccggtggtactccagtcaatcgtgcagatcgacgagttcccctcatcctgtttactgaaaaacagcacacatcacataaacattagcatcaaatggttcatgtgaaaacacatgaaccctcatcacatacatagcatatcattaatgcacatgcataaaatcatggcattttacatcatcaatcaagacaggactctacatcctatcctagtggacatgatcttcctattgtgcttgaccttctagaacatctatgagcccgacactctaggtccgaccatatgaacctagggctctgataccaatctgtaacgacccgaaaattggacctctaccggtgctaggatccagatcggcataaggccgccgggacctgtagcaagcctgacatacatcctgtaaacctgcttaatcccatacatgatcaacacatacataaaaattttgaacttttcttttcattcattcaccaaactcaacctgtgcatgcactattcataaacataatcataaacattaacccctccttggagtcctcatcaatgctccaatggggtgacaacatattaagcttggtttacatagcatcataaaacatttcattaaaagatcatgtaaccgAAAAGGGATTgataacatactagggtcaagcacaattctatacctcaatactcatcattacattacataactgtttaacACTAATAATTACatatcaatatttatcatgtccaccactagctattacatgaccataactttactctagctgacctcctggtctatcccgtacctgcaaacctgggggttaagggagaggggtgagctaaagagcccagtgagcagaataataaaaacattatattaaaagttcatgcttccatgaaatgcatcacatcacaacaaatcacatcaaggatgaatttgtcaccaatagccctctacattttccaatagtgccagaacgtagaatgggtcctggtctttctcttacataacataacattccaagatgccagggacgtagaatgggtcttcttggactttctcttacatagtgccagggacgtagaatgggtcttcctggacttccataccgtatcatcatcatatcatgacataacatacgagggctaatggatcactcaacattcatccacatcaacaacataatatgcaatgcaacatattcgtgaatactaatgcaaacaccctaatatatcacatggtatccatgatgcgtgaatcatgctgaaatgttctttatttactttaaaacataaaaagttcttccactcacctctggctagctctgaccagacactggagcagctgactcactgctggggtcctcggttcctcgggtccgaacctacacaggtggactcaaatgagggaccaaacatacaagaacatgactctaaaaatactccccaaaaaccccctaaaatacctcaaaacaatcatagaaaacatgcaaaggagggctgcacagggcactttcggcggcaagttcggcggccgaaagtccctccagagccgaaagtcatgaaccttcggcggcactttcggcggccgaaggttccctccagagacgaaactcatgcatgttcggtggcaccttcggcggctgaaactcccttccagagccgaaagtccactttcgggggcagggttcggcagccaaaggcttgcctctataggcaggttcggcggccgaaagtcccttcggcggccgaacctgagtcttcctctcaagactattttcattcaaaacttaatttctttcttgcttaaaaccataaaacatattaaaacattttatgaaaacataattttaccccttctagaggtttccaacatccgagattccaccagacggtaggaattctgataccggaatctagccgggtattacattcttccccccttaagaacattcgtccccgaatgttcaccaacaaacatggcatagcataagACATGAACATACAATGCATGAAACATAAACACAcgacaaaacacataacactcaccttagaagagatgaggatattgctggagcacggactcccgtgtctcccaggtacactcttcgatgttgtggtgattccaaaggactttcaccatcgggatttccttgtttctcaactttctgatctgggcgtctaggatccgtactggctgttcaacataggtgagatcttcttggatctccacatcaggctcactgagaaccttgcccagatctgacacaaattttcttaacatggaaacatggaaaaccggatggattctctccattaaagcaggcaagtccagcttgtacgatacactcccaatcttttgtaagatttcagagggtccgatgtaccgtggagctagcttacctttctttccgaaccgaatcacccctttcattggagacaccttaagcaataccaaatccccctcctgaaactctacttgccttctgcggatatctgcataactcttttgcctgcttgcagcagtctt
This genomic interval from Manihot esculenta cultivar AM560-2 chromosome 12, M.esculenta_v8, whole genome shotgun sequence contains the following:
- the LOC122721400 gene encoding uncharacterized protein LOC122721400; this encodes MGDHSYTPSSYATRTYCYVHASGNLMPSEKTSGACTKIFQKYNVEEGSSWKNIQQSTKDFYFREFEKEFHWDEGSAAIVRKAWNKKAATRYKDFLTNEKKKKKRSAYISIEVWDKWNLDWSTPEYVAKSMKYSKNRLTEMGGEGAGPSTHIGGSITHEEHARRIQNANTDKVPPTTAELFLHTHTKKSDRNKFVDKRAEIVYENYLKLKEQHSSQNVGSDHVEGDGGTINEDQLFITAAGGWQGSRVYGLGSAASSAFSQT